A genomic segment from Gossypium hirsutum isolate 1008001.06 chromosome D04, Gossypium_hirsutum_v2.1, whole genome shotgun sequence encodes:
- the LOC121216179 gene encoding uncharacterized protein: MENPRRSFDRSREPGLKKPRLTEDLTSNPNIRPFSQRANPVVTASGLRFRSNDSGTNDLIRGDGGAYEPQPVSHQQQHQQQQELVSQYKTALAELTFNSKPIITNLTIIAGENVHAAKAIAATVCANILEVPSDQKLPSLYLLDSIVKNIGRDYIKCFAARLSEVFCKAYRQVDPPLHQSMRHLFGTWKGVFPLQTLQVIEKELGFTPLVNGSSSGNTTSRTDTLSQRPPQSIHVNPKYLEKQRLQQSSRAKVMVNDMAGTLGNSKESERPDRAHSIAELSYGSVKMNTPGIEVRRTRGNITDQGLDAPWFGATGSVTETIPSQRNGFNVKHGSQNYSASKTVNADPRLHRTHSRNSSGLLSSWKNSEEEEFMWEMHSRLSEHDAANFSDNTRKDCWTPDVSEKMDFESQLQRPQSIHDAGSRFDRETSADALSTEQKDKPSFGHQISTAWTDGLPATSSSRSESYSASLGGLPTGASSSLARIGMRPQTGSSHLGTPGFVFLANVASGSTGTSGKQCLKSVGTALPPEQSPMRQHSPSPSFPACHTHQQLQKLADPDYQQALSLPRADPKPSHFSGKLSVGSHRDSPQTSAPISLLPSRHHHLSQPPLPDSMQAETSGQTQKPLPSQISKVEAASALGSALECSNPLAIETSELSSTSSLLAAVMKSGILSSTSFTGNLSTKISQVVGQISQPPLPNCPPAVLTTSGLIDAAISSDATHDAITATPNSSQKKVEQLPLPPGPPLSSLVSNAPSQTSDAESKDTNPISNLLSSLVAKGLISVSKKDAASLPSLQMPNQIQKSPEIERPSESMNKSSDIQSLSDAPRSSTMNEVSYDEPAPKCSVPPHQSTSTEVESLIGLELRPEVIREFHSSVISGLLDDLPHCCSLCGLRLKLQGRLDRHLEWHEMTKTESRGSGRALRGWYMRSDDWLAGKPGQLVFDCTGSLNKLEKKTEKAERMVPADENQCACLLCGELFEDYFSLDRGEWMFKGAAFLTIPSKDGGVGTTDGSAANGPIVHANCMSESSVQDLGLSGGIKVEMEE; the protein is encoded by the exons ATGGAGAATCCGCGTAGATCATTTGATAGATCAAGAGAACCTGGTTTGAAAAAACCACGGTTAACTGAAGACCTCACTTCGAACCCTAATATCCGGCCTTTTTCTCAACGAGCGAACCCAGTTGTTACCGCCTCTGGTTTGAGATTCCGGTCCAATGATTCCGGCACCAATGATTTGATCCGTGGCGACGGTGGAGCTTACGAACCACAACCAGTGTCACATCAGCAGCAACACCAGCAGCAGCAAGAGTTAGTTAGCCAGTATAAGACGGCGTTAGCTGAGCTCACTTTTAACTCGAAACCAATTATTACTAACTTGACAATAATCGCTGGCGAGAATGTTCATGCCGCCAAGGCCATTGCTGCTACTGTCTGCGCTAATATTCTTGAG GTTCCCAGTGACCAAAAGCTGCCATCACTCTATCTTTTAGATAGTATTGTAAAGAATATTGGGAGAGACTACATTAAATGTTTTGCTGCCAGGTTATCAGAG GTGTTTTGCAAAGCATATAGACAAGTTGATCCTCCCTTACATCAGAGTATGCGACATCTTTTTGGAACTTGGAAAGGGGTATTCCCTCTTCAGACTCTCCAGGTGATCGAAAAGGAACTTGGCTTCACTCCTTTGGTAAATGGTTCGTCTTCAGGAAACACAACATCTAGAACGGATACACTATCACAGCGTCCACCACAAAGCATTCATGTAAACCCAAAGTATCTAGAGAAGCAGCGTCTTCAACAATCAAGCAGG GCAAAAGTTATGGTCAATGATATGGCTGGGACTTTGGGCAACTCAAAGGAGTCTGAGAGGCCGGATAGAGCACACAGCATAGCTGAACTGTCATATGGATCTGTTAAAATGAAT ACTCCTGGCATAGAAGTTAGAAGAACCAGGGGGAATATTACTGATCAGGGGCTTGATGCGCCTTGGTTTGGAGCTACAGGCAGTGTTACTGAGACTATTCCCAGCCAGAGGAATGGTTTCAACGTTAAGCATGGATCTCAAAATTACTCAGCATCCAAAACTGTGAATGCTGATCCTCGTTTACACCGAACACATAGTAGAAACAGCAGTGGGTTGTTGAGCAGCTGGAAAAACTCTGAGGAGGAGGAGTTTATGTGGGAGATGCACTCTAGGTTGTCTGAACATGATGCAGCCAACTTCTCTGATAACACGAGGAAAGATTGTTGGACTCCTGATGTTTCAGAAAAAATG GATTTTGAAAGTCAGCTCCAAAGACCTCAAAGCATTCATGATGCGGGGTCTAGGTTTGATAGAGAGACTTCCGCTGATGCGTTATCCACTGAGCAGAAGGACAAACCTTCTTTTGGGCATCAGATTTCTACCGCATGGACAGATGGTTTGCCTGCTACTAGTTCAAGCCGTTCTGAGAGCTATTCTGCTAGTCTTGGTGGGTTGCCTACTGGTGCAAGTTCTTCCCTGGCCAGGATAGGAATGCGACCTCAAACGGGTTCATCCCATTTGGGAACCCCAGGCTTTGTGTTTTTGGCGAATGTGGCATCAGGATCCACAGGTACTTCTGGAAAGCAGTGTTTAAAGTCCGTAGGAACTGCATTACCTCCTGAACAGTCTCCTATGCGCCAGCATTCACCTTCACCTTCATTTCCTGCATGCCATACCCATCAACAGCTACAGAAATTGGCTGATCCAGATTATCAGCAAGCTCTTTCCCTGCCTCGGGCTGATCCAAAACCATCTCATTTTTCAGGAAAGTTGAGTGTTGGGTCTCATAGAGACTCTCCTCAGACTTCTGCTCCGATTTCTTTGCTTCCTAGCCGTCATCATCACCTTTCACAGCCACCCCTACCAGACTCCATGCAGGCTGAAACTTCTGGTCAGACTCAGAAGCCTCTTCCGTCTCAGATCTCCAAAGTAGAAGCAGCCTCAGCACTTGGAAGTGCATTGGAGTGTTCTAATCCACTTGCTATTGAAACTTCAGAACTATCAAGTACTAGTAGTCTATTAGCTGCTGTAATGAAGAGTGGAATCCTCTCCAGCACTTCATTTACTGGCAACCTTTCAACTAAGATTTCTCAAGTTGTTGGGCAAATTTCACAGCCTCCTCTCCCAAATTGTCCTCCAGCTGTTTTAACAACCTCAGGCTTGATTGATGCTGCAATTTCATCAGATGCAACCCATGATGCAATAACAGCTACTCCGAATAGTTCCCAGAAAAAAGTAGAACAGTTGCCACTGCCTCCTGGACCACCACTTTCATCTCTTGTTAGTAATGCCCCATCGCAAACTTCTGATGCCGAAAGCAAGGATACAAATCCAATATCTAACCTTCTGAGCTCATTAGTTGCAAAAGGTTTGATATCTGTATCAAAGAAGGATGCTGCATCTCTACCATCTCTTCAGATGCCCAACCAAATACAGAAGAGCCCGGAAATTGAGAGGCCAAGTGAATCAATGAACAAGAGTTCGGACATTCAGAGTTTGTCTGATGCTCCTCGATCCTCCACAATGAATGAGGTATCCTATGATGAACCTGCTCCAAAATGTTCAGTTCCCCCACATCAGTCCACCTCAACAGAAGTAGAAAGCTTGATAGGATTAGAACTCAGGCCAGAGGTAATCAGAGAATTTCATTCATCTGTGATCAGTGGATTGTTGGATGACCTTCCACATTGTTGCAGCTTATGTGGTCTTCGACTTAAGCTTCAGGGACGGCTTGATAGACACTTAGAGTGGCATGAAATGACAAAGACTGAATCAAGAGGTTCTGGTAGGGCATTGAGGGGCTGGTACATGAGGTCAGATGATTGGCTTGCTGGAAAGCCTGGGCAATTGGTATTTGATTGCACTGGTTCTCTGAACAAGTtggaaaagaaaacagaaaaggcTGAGCGTATGGTGCCTGCAGATGAAAATCAGTGTGCGTGCTTGTTATGTGGCGAGCTATTTGAAGATTATTTTAGCCTGGACAGGGGTGAATGGATGTTTAAGGGAGCAGCATTCTTGACTATCCCATCAAAGGATGGTGGGGTGGGAACTACTGATGGGAGTGCAGCCAATGGCCCCATTGTGCATGCAAATTGCATGTCAGAAAGTTCAGTTCAGGACTTGGGACTGTCTGGTGGTATTAAAGTG GAAATGGAAGAATAA